From a single Planctellipticum variicoloris genomic region:
- a CDS encoding ROK family transcriptional regulator yields MTGSALHTEVAPSLLRKINDRRVLEVIRQLGTASRADVVRASGLTAPTVSKAVASLLKGGLLEERDQVAPGVGRPARVLRLASEQTSVLGVVIDTPTCWVGVAGLSGEILPANESSFALPPTYAGLLSAIEARISQLVQQYGSPPRGIGLSVPGQVNSSLHEVVFSPNLHMLDGHRPGVDLAERLGIPCAMLQESHALCLGERMFGAARGLKNFAMLDVSTGLGLGVMSGGQLLTGHSGLAGELGHITVDPDGLPCGCGNTGCLETVATDSALCRLVSQRLGQTLNIEDIVRRVQAGELDVREELQRTGEYLAIAIAAAINIFNPSTLLIHGRLFELGDDVFARITQRARQRSLQPSQADCRLLRARGSKRKGAIAGMLQHLNDSLAPAWT; encoded by the coding sequence GTGACCGGATCGGCCCTCCACACTGAAGTCGCTCCGAGCCTGCTGCGGAAGATCAACGATCGCCGCGTGCTGGAAGTGATCCGTCAGCTCGGGACGGCCTCGCGGGCGGACGTCGTGCGGGCTTCCGGACTTACGGCTCCTACGGTCTCCAAGGCGGTGGCGTCGCTGCTCAAAGGGGGGCTGCTGGAAGAACGCGACCAGGTCGCGCCGGGCGTCGGTCGCCCCGCCAGGGTTCTGCGACTCGCCTCCGAGCAGACCAGCGTCCTCGGCGTCGTGATCGACACCCCGACCTGCTGGGTCGGCGTCGCCGGTCTGAGCGGTGAGATCCTTCCCGCGAACGAATCGAGCTTTGCACTCCCGCCGACCTACGCGGGGTTGCTGTCTGCCATTGAGGCGCGGATTTCCCAGCTCGTGCAGCAGTATGGCAGCCCGCCCCGCGGGATTGGACTGAGCGTCCCCGGACAGGTGAATTCCTCGCTCCACGAGGTCGTCTTCTCGCCGAACCTGCACATGCTCGACGGCCATCGACCCGGCGTGGATCTGGCGGAGCGACTCGGGATCCCCTGTGCCATGCTGCAGGAATCGCATGCGCTGTGCCTGGGCGAGCGGATGTTCGGCGCTGCGCGGGGCCTCAAGAATTTTGCAATGCTCGACGTCAGCACCGGCCTGGGCCTGGGGGTTATGAGCGGCGGCCAGCTCCTGACCGGGCACAGCGGACTGGCCGGCGAACTGGGTCACATCACGGTCGATCCCGACGGTCTTCCCTGCGGCTGTGGAAACACCGGCTGCCTGGAAACCGTCGCCACCGACTCGGCTCTCTGCCGGCTCGTCTCGCAACGACTCGGACAGACGCTGAACATCGAGGACATCGTCCGGCGTGTGCAGGCCGGCGAACTTGACGTCCGCGAAGAGTTGCAGCGGACGGGAGAGTACCTGGCGATCGCGATCGCCGCGGCGATCAACATCTTCAATCCGTCGACCCTGCTGATCCACGGTCGGCTGTTCGAACTGGGGGACGACGTGTTCGCCCGGATCACTCAGCGGGCCCGGCAGCGCTCGCTGCAGCCGTCACAGGCTGACTGCCGCCTGCTGCGGGCGCGGGGCAGCAAACGCAAAGGGGCGATTGCCGGGATGCTCCAGCACTTGAATGACAGCCTGGCCCCCGCGTGGACATGA